One Paroedura picta isolate Pp20150507F chromosome 3, Ppicta_v3.0, whole genome shotgun sequence genomic window carries:
- the CUTA gene encoding protein CutA, whose translation MGWADTVASCSAFAPSGVALQGPGRCTLPPCLASAAPVVNRPGGKALLASQGPTTCLPPRCSSVTWVGGARVWRAGGRGTPTGPRLQMLPPSLLLLLLSGLRSGPRRAFPAGLAMAASASSCNAGGADPGLSAAFVTCPSPQVAREIARAVVEKRLAACVNVVPGITSIYQWKGQIEEDAEVLLMMKTRSSRISALAEFVRSMHPYEVAEVIAVPIQQGNPPYLQWVKETVPE comes from the exons ATGGGGTGGGCGGACACTGTGGCCAGTTGCTCCGCGTTCGCCCCGTCAGGCGTGGCTTTGCAGGGGCCAGGGCGATGCACCCTCCCACCTTGCCTTGCCTCGGCAGCGCCTGTTGTCAACAGGCCGGGAGGAAAAGCCCTGCTCGCCAGTCAGGGGCCGACGACTTGCCTCCCTCCCCGCTGCAGTAGCGTCACGTGGGTAGGAGGCGCCCGAGTCTGGCGGGCAGGGGGACGCGGGACTCCGACGGGGCCGAGGCTGCAG ATGCTTCCGccgtcgctgctgctgctgctgctgtccggGCTGCGCTCGGGGCCCCGCCGCGCCTTCCCCGCCGGCCTAGCCatggccgcctccgcctcctcctgcaACGCAGGGGGCGCCGACCCGGGGCTCTCGGCCGCCTTCGTCACCTGCCCCTCGCCGCAGGTCGCCCGGGAGATCGCCAG GGCGGTGGTGGAGAAGCGGCTGGCGGCCTGCGTGAACGTCGTGCCTGGCATCACCTCCAT CTACCAGTGGAAAGGCCAGATCGAGGAGGACGCCGAGGTGCTGCTG atgATGAAAACGCGCAGCTCCCGCATCTCGGCCCTGGCAGAGTTTGTCCG GTCGATGCACCCTTATGAAGTGGCTGAGGTCATCGCAGTCCCGATCCAGCAAGGAAACCCCCCTTACTTGCAGTGGGTGAAGGAGACAGTGCCAGAGTAG
- the PHF1 gene encoding PHD finger protein 1 yields MASEPPTPPARVTRTASRLTSGPWKRPATASSSSSSSPGTPAAGGPCTIPSWPRFWEGQDVLARWTDGLLYLGTIKKVDPLRQVCLVQFEDDSQFLVLWKDINPAAVPGEEWACCICHVEDLSPENQLVRCEKCSHAYHQECHLPRVLGDGPWVCRQCVFAVATKRGGALKKGPYAKAMLSMKLVLPYQLKALEWDGEHLTNRQQCYCYCGGPGEWNLKMLQCRGCAQWFHEACTQCLSKPLLYGDRFYVFECCVCTGGPETVRRLPLRWVDVAHLILYHLSICCKKKYFDFEREILPFASENWDSLLLGELSSTPKGERYSQLLNALTTHKDRFISGKEIKKRKGLFGLHLRVPPPAPHTLGGGDGDSPLISDSSFLSGQGRCGKGPDRRRARPRRHPHHRRHGEPTPGVAPCSSSSSSSSSSSTMERGQLERALTQELVQNPPVSASQSYGGYRGASGTYNFRRTDARCQFSAPIRMFASFHPSANTAGTLSTSSGPSLDPCDASSSSMDHDSPDPSPPFLPLSSPAPKHPARPTASALCARTSPPSSSSYFGAVGRLARGDAVRVLARRVTTEGTVQYLVEWGGGGMF; encoded by the exons ATGGCGagtgagccccccaccccccctgcccgAGTGACACGGACTGCCTCCCGCCTGACCTCTGGCCCCTGGAAGCGGCCAgccacagcctcctcctcctcctcttcctcacctgGAACCCCCGCTGCGGGCGGACCTTGCACCATCCCCAGCTGGCCCCGATTTTGGGAGGGCCAGGATGTCCTGGCACGCTGGACGGATGGACTGCTCTACCTGGGCACCATCAAGAAG GTGGACCCTCTGCGGCAGGTGTGCCTCGTCCAGTTTGAGGATGACTCCCAGTTCCTCGTGCTCTGGAAGGACATTAACCCAG CTGCTGTGCCGGGGGAGGAGTGGGCATGCTGTATCTGCCACGTGGAGGACCTCAGCCCTGAGAACCAGCTGGTGAGGTGCGAGAAATGCAGCCATG CCTACCACCAGGAATGTCACCTTCCCAGAGTGCTTGGAGATGGCCCGTGGGTGTGCAGGCAGTGCGTCTTTGCTGTGGCCACCAAG AGGGGAGGTGCCCTCAAGAAAGGCCCCTACGCGAAGGCCATGCTGAGCATGAAGCTGGTGCTGCCCTACCAGCTCAAGGCCCTGGAGTGGGACGGGGAGCACCTCACCAACCGGCAACAATGCTACTGCTACTGCGGAGGCCCTGGGGA gtggaacctgaagaTGCTGCAGTGCCGTGGCTGTGCACAGTGGTTCCATGAGGCCTGCACCCAGTGCCTGAGCAAGCCCCTTCTCTACGGGGACAG GTTCTATGTCTTTGAGTGCTGCGTGTGCACAGGGGGCCCGGAGACTGTCCGCCGCCTCCCCCTCAGATG GGTGGACGTGGCCCACCTCATCCTCTACCACCTGAGCATCTGCTGCAAGAAGAAGTATTTTGACTTTGAGCGAGAGATCCTGCCGTTTGCCAGCGAGAACTGGGATAGCCTGCTCCTGGGAGAG CTCTCCAGCACACCCAAGGGGGAGCGGTACAGTCAGCTCCTGAATGCTCTAACCACACACAAGGACAG gTTCATTTCTGGGAAGGAGATCAAGAAACGCAAAGGGCTCTTTGGGCTGCACCTGAGGGTCCCGCCTCCAGCGCCCCACACTCTGGGTGGTGGGGATGGCGACTCCCCCCTCATCTCGGACAGCAG CTTCCTTTCAGGCCAGGGCAGGTGTGGGAAGGGGCCGGATCGCAGGAGGGCCAGACCGCGCCGCCACCCCCACCACCGCAGGCACGGGGAGCCCACCCCAGGCGTGGCcccgtgcagcagcagcagcagcagcagcagcagcagcagcaccatggAGAGGGGGCAGCTGGAGAGAGCCCTCACTCAG GAGCTGGTGCAGAACCCCCCCGTCAGCGCTAGCCAGAGCTATGGCGGCTACAGGGGCGCCTCCGGCACCTACAACTTCCGCCGCACGGATGCCCGCTGCCAATTCAG CGCACCCATCCGGATGTTTGCCTCCTTCCATCCCTCGGCCAACACTGCAGGGACCTTGAG CACGAGCAGCGGCCCCTCCCTCGACCCTTGtgatgcctcttcctcctccatggaCCACGACAGCCCAGATCCCTCACCCCCGTTCTTGCCCCTTTCGTCGCCCGCCCCCAAACACCCTGCCCGGCCCACCGCCTCAGCCCTCTGCGCCCGCACAagccccccctccagcagcagctaCTTTGGTGCCGTGGGACGGCTGGCCCGTGGAGACGCCGTGCGGGTCCTGGCCAGACGTGTCACCACTGAGGGCACTGTCCAGTACCtggtggaatggggggggggaggcatgttcTAG